Proteins found in one Mucilaginibacter gracilis genomic segment:
- a CDS encoding sensor histidine kinase: MDIKVLVLVTTLIFLIAPAFIILFVFVYNQRKKSHIEEKALMRVTFEAELTKTQLEVQEQTMQTIGADLHDNIGQLLSLTSLTLNSIELDNVERSRQKIDAAIDLTMRSIKEMRLLGKLLQGDQLIVIGLSEAIKHEINWLERSGKYIIDYVLEGDLPAVNNSDKDLILFRILQEVLNNIIKHAEATQINLKMEYADNLLRLQIDDNGVGFNAAILPVNKLGMGLQNMNKRAAIVNGQVQVNSQPNKGTCIIISIPYP, encoded by the coding sequence ATGGATATCAAAGTATTAGTACTCGTCACCACGCTTATATTCTTGATAGCACCTGCCTTTATCATACTGTTTGTTTTTGTTTATAACCAGCGCAAAAAAAGCCATATTGAAGAGAAGGCATTAATGCGGGTTACATTTGAGGCCGAGTTAACCAAAACCCAACTCGAGGTTCAGGAACAAACCATGCAAACCATAGGAGCCGATTTGCACGATAATATAGGCCAATTGTTAAGCCTAACTTCGCTTACGCTGAATTCGATAGAATTGGATAATGTAGAGCGGTCAAGGCAAAAAATTGATGCGGCTATTGATTTAACCATGCGGTCGATAAAAGAGATGAGGTTATTGGGCAAGCTACTACAGGGCGACCAGCTCATCGTAATCGGCCTGTCCGAAGCAATCAAACACGAAATTAACTGGCTCGAGCGATCGGGTAAATACATAATAGACTACGTGTTGGAAGGTGATTTGCCTGCGGTTAATAATTCCGACAAGGACCTTATCCTTTTCCGCATTTTGCAGGAAGTTTTAAATAACATTATCAAGCACGCCGAGGCAACTCAAATTAACCTGAAAATGGAATACGCAGATAACCTGCTGCGCCTGCAAATTGACGATAACGGCGTGGGTTTTAACGCCGCCATTTTACCTGTAAATAAGCTTGGCATGGGCCTGCAAAACATGAATAAGCGGGCAGCCATAGTAAACGGGCAGGTACAGGTAAACTCGCAGCCCAATAAAGGTACATGCATCATCATTTCTATTCCGTATCCTTAA
- a CDS encoding ferritin-like domain-containing protein translates to MNIFSIIEELEKVDPELNDRFSPRRAAIKNITSFGSKVAVAALPFAFATLFKRAYGQAVGDIGNVNGVLNFALKLEYLEAAFYTQGVATTNLIAAADLASITVIRDHEKAHVALLQGALGAAAVPQSGQGVNGVYDFTTSFPTVFTNYDTFLAVANALEDTGVRAYKGQAPNLIGNPVLTTALNIHSVEARHAAHIRQIRQKRGGAAATLKPWISGSASVSNDTGIGAAVDGNYGAGVSGYPAENNTTQGGVNITTLAAVSGTTSITAAIEAFDEPLDYVSVFNLVKGFGVK, encoded by the coding sequence ATGAATATTTTCAGTATAATAGAAGAATTAGAAAAAGTTGATCCTGAATTGAACGACAGGTTTAGCCCACGCCGTGCGGCTATAAAAAATATAACCAGTTTTGGCTCAAAGGTAGCCGTTGCTGCATTACCATTTGCATTTGCCACCTTATTTAAACGCGCTTACGGACAAGCTGTTGGCGACATTGGTAACGTTAACGGAGTATTAAATTTTGCTTTAAAGTTAGAATACCTTGAAGCTGCATTTTATACCCAGGGTGTTGCAACAACCAATTTAATTGCTGCTGCCGATTTAGCTTCGATAACCGTAATCCGCGATCACGAAAAGGCTCACGTAGCTTTATTGCAAGGTGCTTTAGGTGCCGCAGCGGTACCACAATCTGGCCAGGGCGTTAATGGTGTTTACGATTTTACAACATCGTTCCCAACCGTGTTTACCAATTACGATACATTTTTGGCCGTTGCAAACGCGCTCGAAGATACGGGTGTAAGGGCTTACAAAGGCCAGGCTCCAAATTTAATTGGTAACCCGGTATTAACTACAGCATTAAACATTCACTCGGTTGAGGCTCGCCATGCGGCACACATTCGCCAAATACGCCAAAAACGTGGTGGTGCTGCGGCAACACTTAAACCCTGGATATCTGGCAGTGCAAGCGTGAGCAACGATACAGGCATTGGTGCCGCTGTTGATGGCAACTATGGTGCTGGCGTTAGCGGTTATCCTGCCGAAAACAACACAACACAAGGCGGTGTTAACATTACTACTTTGGCAGCTGTTAGCGGTACAACATCAATAACTGCTGCTATAGAAGCTTTTGATGAACCACTAGATTACGTTAGCGTTTTTAACCTTGTAAAGGGCTTTGGGGTTAAATAA
- a CDS encoding helix-turn-helix transcriptional regulator yields MKNKLKVERAKLDMTQQHLADAVGVSRQTINSIEAGGYTPSTILALKISGIFKLSVNEIFLLEEGD; encoded by the coding sequence ATGAAAAATAAGCTTAAAGTTGAAAGAGCCAAATTAGATATGACACAACAGCACCTGGCCGATGCCGTAGGCGTATCCCGCCAAACCATCAACTCTATAGAAGCAGGTGGCTACACCCCGTCAACCATATTGGCGCTAAAAATTAGCGGCATTTTTAAGCTAAGCGTTAACGAGATATTTTTATTGGAAGAAGGCGACTAA
- a CDS encoding tetratricopeptide repeat-containing sensor histidine kinase has product MNNALNKTIGLTCRISACILLLLLVCSCGFFADKNINHAAVLKPVNARANEIFNTDPEKALAYIETEYRLLPYAGPQDLYFKYDYYRKYYLAKNHNYTKALAYVDSMLLVLQPRATEKANSLLLAEAHLDRGDILFAQGKFNAAYLDYYEAKTTIPPNDPHCDNAVFQFDFYTRLANISYGQGRFLDAADFNKRALNALLVCYTDSATLYSVQGIFDNVGICYYKSGRLDSAEFYFHKALKAISSVHPKTPQQKMNADVARGVVLGNLGSVNFARGDIKLAEQRFEADISINSKPGYATGDALVTQVKLAELYVKTNQLPKAAQVLQQIKAAKDSLPEVIDKLQLIMLQASYANATGQPKQAYHLLQLYIAQKNALKLANINLMASDFSKEFELLRRQFDLQDLKKQNQLKSLYLFVAIITCLMAATILYLTFKSSRQARANAKQSALHNRQLEITLDALEISNHEHAHLMRVVAHDLKNPISAIYGISSLMTEDEGRTTEDIEMLELIKAASKNLDTLIYDLLAAKINKSVEVTKKANVDLSDLLKESVALLQYRAGEKKQKILFEEGNSCLVHINRDRVWRVLNNLIVNAVKFSPANTTIHVKWERDENEVRIGITDEGIGIPEELKSKIFQLSTDAKRQGTSGEEAFGLGLYISKQIIEEQGGKIWFESNAPKGTTFYFSLPLAQ; this is encoded by the coding sequence ATGAACAACGCCCTTAATAAAACTATTGGTTTAACGTGCCGCATTAGTGCCTGCATATTGCTTTTATTGCTGGTATGCTCTTGTGGTTTTTTTGCCGATAAAAATATTAACCATGCGGCTGTTTTGAAACCGGTAAACGCCAGGGCCAACGAAATATTTAATACCGATCCCGAAAAAGCGCTTGCTTATATTGAAACGGAATACCGATTGTTGCCCTACGCTGGGCCGCAGGATCTGTATTTTAAATACGATTATTACCGTAAATATTACCTGGCTAAAAACCACAATTATACCAAAGCATTAGCATATGTTGATAGCATGCTGTTGGTTTTGCAGCCAAGAGCTACCGAAAAAGCAAATAGTTTACTTTTAGCAGAGGCCCATTTAGACCGTGGCGACATTTTGTTTGCCCAAGGTAAGTTTAATGCGGCCTACCTTGATTATTACGAAGCTAAAACAACCATACCACCAAACGACCCGCATTGCGATAACGCAGTGTTTCAGTTTGATTTTTATACGCGCCTTGCCAATATTAGCTATGGGCAGGGCAGATTTTTGGATGCTGCCGACTTTAATAAAAGAGCGTTAAATGCATTGCTGGTTTGTTATACCGATTCGGCTACGCTTTACTCGGTGCAGGGTATTTTTGATAATGTTGGCATTTGTTATTATAAAAGCGGGAGGCTGGATAGTGCCGAGTTTTATTTTCATAAGGCGTTAAAAGCCATCAGCAGTGTACATCCTAAAACACCGCAGCAAAAAATGAACGCAGACGTAGCCCGCGGCGTGGTTTTAGGAAATTTAGGATCGGTTAATTTTGCAAGGGGGGACATAAAATTGGCCGAGCAACGATTTGAGGCCGACATTAGCATTAACAGTAAGCCAGGCTACGCTACCGGCGATGCCTTGGTAACGCAGGTAAAACTTGCCGAACTTTATGTTAAAACCAACCAACTGCCAAAGGCAGCGCAAGTATTGCAACAAATTAAAGCAGCTAAAGATAGCTTACCCGAAGTGATTGATAAGTTACAGCTAATTATGTTGCAAGCATCATATGCAAACGCCACCGGGCAACCTAAACAAGCTTATCATTTATTGCAGTTGTACATAGCGCAAAAAAATGCGCTTAAACTGGCCAATATAAATCTCATGGCATCAGACTTTAGCAAGGAGTTTGAGTTGCTGCGCAGGCAGTTTGACCTTCAGGACCTAAAGAAGCAAAACCAACTTAAAAGCTTGTATTTGTTTGTTGCTATTATTACCTGCCTTATGGCCGCTACCATATTGTACCTCACGTTTAAAAGCTCAAGGCAGGCCAGGGCCAATGCAAAGCAATCGGCACTGCATAACAGGCAGCTTGAAATAACTTTGGATGCCCTTGAAATTAGCAACCACGAACATGCACACTTAATGCGTGTGGTGGCCCACGATTTAAAAAACCCTATTAGCGCTATTTATGGCATTAGCTCGCTGATGACAGAAGATGAGGGCCGCACAACCGAAGATATTGAGATGCTGGAATTAATTAAAGCGGCCAGCAAAAATTTGGATACGCTTATTTATGATTTGCTTGCGGCTAAAATTAATAAATCGGTAGAGGTAACAAAAAAAGCAAATGTTGATTTAAGCGACTTGCTTAAAGAAAGTGTTGCGTTGTTGCAATATCGTGCGGGCGAAAAGAAGCAGAAAATTTTATTTGAAGAGGGAAATAGCTGCCTTGTTCATATTAACCGCGACAGGGTATGGCGCGTACTTAATAATTTGATAGTTAATGCAGTAAAATTTAGTCCGGCAAATACAACCATCCATGTAAAATGGGAACGCGACGAAAACGAGGTTAGGATTGGGATAACCGACGAGGGTATTGGCATACCCGAGGAGCTGAAAAGTAAGATATTTCAGCTCTCCACAGATGCAAAACGCCAGGGCACATCGGGCGAAGAAGCTTTTGGCCTCGGCTTATATATATCTAAACAAATTATTGAGGAGCAAGGCGGCAAAATATGGTTTGAAAGCAACGCTCCAAAAGGCACAACGTTTTATTTTTCGTTGCCGCTGGCACAGTAG
- a CDS encoding ferritin-like domain-containing protein: MENLTKNDELIIGDEGTLNAKMQRRSFLRYAGAGAAAMSVLAACKNNNDVTPSGNASIDVGSGDVGILNYAYALEQLEAAFYIQAVKGSGFASLSVQEQAYITDIRDHEVAHREFFKAALTAAAPTNIIPALTPDFSKVDFTTRAGILAQAKAFEDTGVSAYNGAGYLIVNPVYLVLAGKIVSVEARHAATIRDLLSYGSFSDSTVVSTSTGLETSRTPGQVLVIANAYLAAGSKISANSLPI; this comes from the coding sequence ATGGAAAACTTAACAAAAAACGATGAACTCATCATCGGAGATGAAGGTACATTGAACGCAAAGATGCAAAGGAGGTCTTTTTTGCGGTATGCCGGCGCAGGGGCTGCTGCCATGAGCGTTTTGGCGGCTTGTAAAAACAACAACGACGTAACACCTTCAGGTAACGCTTCTATTGATGTAGGCAGCGGCGATGTAGGTATTTTAAATTATGCCTACGCTTTAGAACAACTGGAAGCAGCGTTTTATATACAGGCTGTAAAGGGCAGTGGTTTTGCATCACTATCTGTACAGGAACAAGCTTATATAACAGACATCCGCGACCACGAAGTTGCTCACCGCGAATTTTTTAAGGCCGCTTTAACCGCAGCTGCACCAACCAACATTATACCAGCCCTTACTCCCGATTTTAGCAAGGTTGATTTTACAACCCGCGCAGGTATTTTGGCCCAGGCAAAAGCGTTTGAAGATACAGGCGTTTCGGCTTATAACGGTGCCGGTTATTTAATTGTTAACCCGGTCTATTTGGTGCTTGCAGGCAAAATAGTTTCGGTTGAGGCCCGCCATGCGGCAACCATACGCGACTTGTTAAGCTATGGTAGTTTCTCCGACTCTACAGTTGTTTCAACATCTACCGGTTTAGAAACTTCGCGCACGCCAGGCCAGGTGCTTGTTATAGCCAATGCTTATTTGGCAGCCGGTTCAAAAATTTCAGCAAACAGTTTACCTATTTAA
- a CDS encoding beta-propeller fold lactonase family protein → MYKSILLAAFFMLFYGLAFSQTVKQFPKVKMGTSSVGNGDVSLQLVGRIQSYNAVTRNARDVYDRSINSPKSVLILEKSLNDSTVKKLYVNNLEGGTTTVYNMNNNFVKIAEIKHSFSGRDTSLFKETNFPGYAFQTHKVRPNVFTGKPVEMCLSNHNKYLWIPYYRRDYDKLATEPSAIAIVDVDSDKIVRVMPTAPLPKMVACSADDKYIAITNWGDNTVHLVDISSGDPMKFHYVAHFVVDYRLNLNFTKGALINRDQDCGLCLRGTVFTPDSNYLFVGRMGGGGIAVFNTQSKKYLGTVYGTKNNVRHLVINGDYLFLSSNKDGMVEKTKWKEILDYFLAGQGKKNSAYHNWQTAFTGLGARTITVTADGAYLFANANMESKISIVRTADMKNIGSINADPYPVGMVIDQSDKYLIVTAQGRKDKGGNSVMIYQITRRL, encoded by the coding sequence ATGTACAAAAGTATACTGCTTGCTGCCTTTTTTATGCTGTTTTATGGGCTGGCCTTTTCGCAAACTGTAAAGCAATTTCCAAAGGTTAAGATGGGTACATCATCGGTAGGCAACGGAGATGTGAGTTTACAATTGGTGGGCCGTATACAAAGCTATAACGCGGTTACGCGCAACGCTCGTGATGTTTACGATAGGTCTATCAATTCGCCTAAATCGGTATTGATACTGGAGAAGAGTTTGAACGACAGTACTGTAAAAAAGTTATATGTTAATAACCTGGAGGGTGGCACTACTACGGTTTACAACATGAATAATAATTTTGTTAAAATAGCCGAAATAAAGCATTCGTTTTCCGGTCGCGATACATCGCTTTTTAAAGAAACCAATTTCCCGGGTTATGCTTTCCAAACACATAAGGTGCGCCCTAATGTGTTTACAGGTAAGCCGGTGGAGATGTGCCTGTCAAACCATAATAAGTACCTGTGGATACCCTATTACCGTCGTGATTATGATAAACTGGCCACCGAGCCATCGGCTATAGCCATTGTTGATGTGGATAGCGATAAAATAGTGCGGGTAATGCCTACGGCCCCGCTGCCCAAAATGGTGGCTTGCTCGGCCGATGATAAGTATATAGCCATAACTAACTGGGGCGATAATACAGTGCATTTGGTTGATATTAGCAGCGGCGACCCTATGAAGTTTCATTATGTGGCCCATTTTGTGGTTGATTATCGCCTCAATCTTAATTTTACAAAAGGTGCCCTTATTAACCGCGACCAGGATTGTGGCCTTTGCCTGCGCGGAACGGTTTTTACGCCAGATAGCAATTACCTGTTTGTTGGCCGCATGGGCGGCGGCGGCATAGCGGTATTTAACACGCAAAGCAAAAAATACCTGGGTACTGTTTACGGTACAAAAAATAATGTACGCCACCTGGTTATTAATGGCGATTATCTTTTTTTAAGCTCTAACAAAGACGGCATGGTTGAGAAAACAAAATGGAAGGAAATTCTCGACTACTTTTTGGCAGGGCAGGGCAAAAAAAACTCGGCTTACCACAACTGGCAAACTGCTTTTACCGGCCTTGGAGCCCGTACTATTACGGTTACTGCCGATGGGGCTTATCTTTTTGCCAATGCCAACATGGAATCCAAAATAAGTATTGTGCGCACAGCGGATATGAAAAATATAGGCTCTATTAACGCCGACCCTTACCCGGTTGGTATGGTGATTGACCAAAGCGACAAGTACCTGATAGTAACCGCACAAGGCCGAAAAGACAAAGGTGGAAATTCGGTAATGATTTATCAGATTACGAGGCGGTTATGA
- the ettA gene encoding energy-dependent translational throttle protein EttA — translation MADEKIIFSMAGINKVYPPQKQVLKNIYLSFFYGAKIGVIGLNGSGKSSVLKIIAGLDKSYQGEVVFSPGYTVGYLAQEPELDPNKTVREVVEEGVSETTAVLKEYEDINEKFGLPEYYEDADAMDKLLNRQGELQDIIDATNAWELDTKLERAMDALRCPDPDALISVLSGGERRRVALCRLLLKEPDVLLLDEPTNHLDAESIDWLEQHLKQYKGTVIAVTHDRYFLDNVAGWILELDRGEGIPWKGNYSSWLDQKSKRLAQEEKTESKRQKTLERELEWVRMAPKARHAKSKARLSNYDKLASEDGKEREDKLELFIPPGPRLGNIVIEATNVTKAYGDKLLFDNLSFSLPPAGIVGIIGPNGAGKTTLFRLITGQEKPDAGTFRVGETVALGYVDQMHDDLDANKSVWENITDGNETILLGNRPLNSRAYVSKFNFNGADQQKKVNVLSGGERNRVHLAITLKKGSNVLLLDEPTNDIDVNTLRALEEALENFAGCAVVISHDRWFLDRICTHILAFEGDSQVYFFEGNYSDYEENRKKRLGDIAPKRIRYKKLAG, via the coding sequence ATGGCAGACGAAAAGATCATTTTTTCAATGGCTGGAATAAATAAAGTTTATCCGCCGCAAAAACAGGTTTTAAAAAATATTTACCTCTCTTTTTTTTATGGGGCCAAAATTGGCGTTATTGGTTTAAACGGTTCGGGTAAATCGTCGGTACTGAAAATCATTGCCGGTTTAGATAAATCGTACCAGGGCGAAGTTGTGTTTTCGCCGGGATATACCGTAGGTTACCTTGCCCAGGAACCTGAGCTTGACCCTAACAAAACCGTTCGCGAAGTGGTTGAAGAAGGCGTATCAGAAACTACAGCGGTTTTAAAAGAATACGAAGACATTAACGAAAAATTTGGCTTACCCGAATACTACGAGGATGCCGATGCCATGGATAAGTTGTTAAACCGCCAGGGCGAATTGCAGGATATTATTGATGCCACCAACGCCTGGGAACTGGATACCAAGTTGGAACGCGCTATGGATGCATTGCGCTGCCCCGATCCGGATGCTTTGATATCGGTATTATCGGGTGGCGAGCGCAGGCGGGTTGCTTTGTGCCGACTGTTGTTGAAAGAACCGGATGTTTTGTTGCTGGACGAGCCTACCAACCACCTTGATGCCGAATCGATAGATTGGTTGGAGCAACATTTAAAACAGTATAAAGGCACCGTTATAGCGGTTACGCACGATAGGTACTTTTTAGATAACGTTGCCGGATGGATACTGGAGCTTGACAGGGGCGAGGGCATACCTTGGAAAGGTAATTACTCGTCGTGGTTAGATCAAAAATCCAAACGTTTGGCCCAGGAAGAAAAAACGGAGAGCAAACGCCAAAAAACTTTGGAACGGGAACTGGAATGGGTGCGTATGGCACCTAAGGCGCGGCATGCAAAATCAAAGGCGCGTTTATCAAACTATGATAAGCTGGCATCGGAGGATGGGAAGGAACGCGAAGATAAGCTGGAACTATTTATACCGCCCGGCCCGCGCCTTGGTAATATAGTTATTGAAGCGACCAACGTAACCAAGGCCTATGGCGATAAATTGTTGTTTGATAACCTGAGTTTTTCGTTACCGCCGGCCGGTATTGTAGGTATTATTGGGCCAAACGGCGCGGGTAAAACCACGCTGTTCCGTTTAATTACCGGGCAGGAAAAGCCCGATGCCGGAACTTTCCGCGTTGGCGAAACGGTTGCATTAGGTTACGTCGACCAGATGCACGACGATTTGGACGCCAATAAATCTGTTTGGGAAAACATTACCGATGGTAACGAAACCATATTGCTGGGTAACCGTCCGCTTAACTCGCGGGCATATGTTTCTAAATTTAACTTTAACGGTGCCGATCAGCAAAAAAAGGTAAACGTACTATCGGGCGGCGAGCGTAACCGTGTGCATTTGGCTATTACGCTCAAAAAGGGCTCGAACGTGTTGCTGCTTGATGAGCCCACTAACGATATTGACGTAAATACTTTACGCGCCTTAGAAGAAGCCCTGGAAAACTTTGCAGGCTGCGCCGTAGTGATAAGTCACGACCGTTGGTTTTTAGATAGGATTTGTACCCATATACTGGCCTTTGAAGGCGATTCGCAGGTTTACTTTTTTGAAGGCAACTACAGCGATTATGAGGAAAACCGTAAAAAACGCCTTGGCGATATTGCACCTAAACGCATTAGGTATAAAAAACTGGCTGGGTAA
- a CDS encoding DUF4142 domain-containing protein produces the protein MKKLSYLLMIAGAMYTLQACNSHPKDAKETADSVNKTKDTTTNAMNTGGIAVTNDDAKFATAAATGGMAEVALGKLALTKTANPAIKDFATMMVTDHGKANDQLMAIARTKNITLPAAVDSTHQKKMDKLSKLSGTDFDKAYVDAMVDGHKKTLSLLQDEAKDGKDADLKAFAETTAPTVQMHLDAINKIHSSMK, from the coding sequence ATGAAAAAATTAAGTTATTTATTAATGATTGCGGGGGCTATGTACACATTACAGGCCTGCAACAGCCATCCTAAAGATGCAAAAGAAACGGCCGATAGTGTTAACAAAACTAAAGACACTACAACTAACGCCATGAATACCGGCGGTATTGCTGTAACTAATGATGATGCTAAATTTGCTACTGCGGCTGCCACCGGCGGTATGGCCGAGGTTGCGTTGGGTAAACTTGCACTTACTAAAACTGCAAACCCGGCTATTAAAGATTTTGCTACCATGATGGTTACCGACCACGGTAAGGCTAACGACCAATTGATGGCTATTGCCAGAACAAAAAACATTACCCTGCCTGCTGCTGTTGACTCTACCCATCAAAAAAAGATGGATAAGTTAAGCAAACTTAGCGGTACCGATTTTGACAAGGCTTACGTTGATGCTATGGTTGACGGCCATAAAAAAACATTGAGCTTATTGCAAGATGAAGCTAAAGACGGTAAAGATGCCGACCTTAAAGCTTTTGCAGAAACAACGGCCCCTACCGTACAAATGCATCTTGATGCTATTAATAAAATACACAGTAGCATGAAGTAA
- a CDS encoding response regulator transcription factor, which produces METEQINIAIVDDHTLFRNGIAALMSEFNELRVVFDAENGKQLQQMLLNHPQPQVILMDINMPVMDGYETTKWLKAKYPQIKVLALSMFEDDKAVIQMIKCGAGGYVLKESKPRELLEAIKSIYNKGSYLNEMVSGKLIRSITDVETLPHISKKEEEFLRLSCSELTYKEIAEVMFVSPRTVDNYRESLFQKLNIKSRTGLVLYAIQNEIFKF; this is translated from the coding sequence ATGGAAACCGAACAAATAAATATAGCAATTGTAGACGACCATACCCTTTTCAGAAACGGTATAGCCGCCTTAATGAGCGAATTTAACGAACTGAGGGTTGTTTTCGATGCCGAAAACGGCAAGCAACTACAACAAATGCTGCTAAACCACCCCCAGCCGCAAGTAATATTGATGGATATAAACATGCCCGTGATGGATGGTTACGAAACCACCAAATGGCTCAAAGCAAAATATCCGCAAATAAAGGTACTTGCCCTTAGCATGTTTGAAGATGATAAGGCCGTTATACAAATGATAAAATGCGGTGCCGGTGGCTATGTACTTAAAGAATCAAAACCGCGCGAACTTTTGGAAGCTATTAAATCCATCTATAACAAGGGTAGCTACCTTAACGAAATGGTTTCGGGCAAACTCATCCGCTCCATTACCGATGTGGAAACGTTGCCACATATCTCAAAAAAAGAGGAAGAATTTTTACGCCTGTCGTGCTCGGAGTTAACCTATAAAGAAATTGCCGAAGTAATGTTTGTAAGCCCGCGCACGGTTGATAATTACCGCGAGTCGCTTTTTCAAAAGCTCAACATTAAATCGCGCACGGGCCTGGTTTTATATGCCATCCAAAACGAAATATTTAAATTTTAA
- a CDS encoding acyl-CoA desaturase, whose protein sequence is MYILIFFLAHWFLSLFFQTFFLHRYASHRMFTTSKFFERFIYLLDYLCLGSSFLNPRAYALMHREHHAYSDTERDPHSPHFFKDVFRMMWATVLTYGDHLKRLKEPEARFAGNIPEWPLIDRIGSTIASRIVFGVLYTWYYVEFATAWWMYLLLPIHYLMGPIHGAIVNWCGHKYGYANFDNNDKSKNSTPFDFLMLGELFQNNHHKHPNSANFAKKWFEIDPVYPIMKLMHWVRLIKLRKAV, encoded by the coding sequence ATGTATATTTTAATCTTTTTTCTTGCTCACTGGTTTCTATCCTTATTTTTCCAGACGTTTTTTTTGCACAGGTATGCATCGCACCGCATGTTTACCACGAGCAAATTTTTTGAGCGCTTTATTTATCTGTTAGATTATTTGTGTTTGGGTTCGTCTTTTTTAAACCCGCGCGCCTATGCCTTAATGCACCGCGAGCACCACGCTTACAGCGATACGGAGAGAGACCCGCATTCTCCACATTTTTTTAAGGACGTTTTCCGGATGATGTGGGCAACCGTATTAACCTACGGCGATCACTTAAAGAGATTAAAAGAACCCGAGGCCCGCTTTGCAGGCAACATACCAGAGTGGCCACTTATTGACAGGATAGGATCAACCATTGCTTCGCGCATTGTATTTGGTGTTTTGTACACCTGGTATTATGTTGAGTTTGCAACCGCCTGGTGGATGTACCTGTTATTGCCTATACATTATTTAATGGGGCCAATACATGGTGCTATTGTTAACTGGTGCGGCCATAAATATGGTTATGCCAATTTTGATAACAACGATAAATCTAAAAACAGCACACCGTTTGATTTTTTGATGCTTGGCGAATTGTTCCAAAACAATCATCACAAACACCCCAACAGCGCAAATTTTGCCAAAAAATGGTTTGAGATTGATCCTGTTTACCCTATCATGAAGTTAATGCATTGGGTGCGCTTAATTAAGCTTCGTAAGGCGGTATAG